GGAACTATGTAGATTTGACCAAATAAATGGTATGTTAATGGTACTATAAGTTAACTATGATTCATAAAAACATGTTCGTTGgaaatttttttcttttgtgtGGAAGTTGGAAAGTTCTGTTTTGGAGAAATTATAGGTATCCAAAAATGTCACTTTATGATTGGACAGACTAGTTTTTGATAATACTAAAACTTGCATATTCAGCCAAATCCAGTACCTGAGCATCTGTGAACACTCGAAAGGCATATATCTCAGTATCAGGTGCAAATCCAGGGCATTCTGCATCTTGGCCAGCAATAACTCCTGCTACAAATGTTCCATGCCCAAGGTTATCATTTAATGTGTCTTCATTTGTCCAATTTGTGCGCTCCTACAAAATTAGTCTCTTAAGTAATGTTTTCACCGTGTTGGAACAAAATAAAGAATCCTGGGAGATGTGGTATTCAAGATAACAATGTAAGTTTAAGTTTGTCTTGCAAAGCATCCAATGTGGCAGAAAGCGAACTATTTTGCCATGAGAGAACTATATATGGCAGGTAATTCCAATTAAATACTCCCACAGCTCCAACACCCAATACATGGCTATTTGACATGAACCAATGCAACAGATAAAGCACTACAATGGTAAGAAAAATAGTGGTATGGTATTGTGTATGTTATTCAAGACCAGCGGCATGCACTTATTTCAAGGTCTGTTTATTGCATTTCAAATTTCTTCTTTTTTGAACATCTGATGCATATTTGATATTATTATCACTGGTACAAAATTTGCTAAATATAGTAGTAATACCTTAATATTGCGAAAGTGAGGATGGTCAGCCCGAATACCGGTGTCAAAAATGGCCATTTTGACATTCTTGCCAGTGAAGCCTCTTCCCCATAATCTTTCAGCTCCAAAAAGAGAAGTAACTTGTGATCTCTGTCAAATGACACTTGTAATGTAAAAACATGACAACATGGGACCATAAGAACTGACAAATTATGGACAGTACTGTTGACGTGGAGATATATAAGATCTATCTGACACTGTAAATGAAAGAGTCCATAGGCATAAATCATATAATGAAAAATAGGGTTTGACAATTAAAATTACTATAACTAATGTATATACCTTGATAATATCCATAAAAAATTTACAAAGATAGGCCAAATGAATATTCTCAACTGCTGATTACTACAAACCACCATTAAATCACAACAGAAAACAGTAACTGAACTTCACCTCAGCAAGCTAGTATCAGAAAAGTTGCAACCTCAAAATAGACTGAGTAATAAAAGCTAGCACTCATTGTGTCTGCCAATGATGAATTGTCCTAGTTTTCAGTTTGCAATAGATGCTTGAAAGAACATTGCAGTGATTACAATGATATTTGACATGAAGATAATATATCTTCAACATGAACCTGACAATCTGATGAATACCTTTTTTTTTTACCTTCAAAGATAATGCCAAAACATAGGTGAAATAGTAATCCTCTATGTACAATGCATTCCACAATCTAAACTAAACTTTACATGATAGTAGCTAGTTATGTCAAGAATGTATAGAACTGTAACTTTATACCTAGACATATGGTTCTGGATCAGTTTGCTATGCATCGCAATCATGTACTTATAACATTGAACAGGGTTGCATCTCAGTGCCATAGAACTATGCTATTTCAGAAATGTCCTAATTTCTAGCCAAGTATACAGTACACTCATTTCTGATTCCAGATTATATCTGATAACTAACACTATGGCTTTAAAACCATAAACCCTAAACAGTAGCAAATGGCTACACATAGTAGCTTCATTCCAATACCAAAGTTCTTCAGTTGCCGACAAGTTGAGATCACAGCATGCAAAAATATAATCACCATTTGAACTAGCATGTCCTATCCCTCGCGGCAACAGATAAAGCGGAAACGACTTTTATGCATTTTGGTATCCAGAGCAATAATATAATGACATGCTCAACACAAAGAAACAATCTCTTACACGGATCGTTGATGTTTGTACTTCGTACAATGAGCACAAAAGTTGTGTACCTGCAGCAGAAGCCTCCGTCCCCAAGTAACAGAAGACGAATTTACCatctctcctccctcctctccccccTCGAACGACATGGCGGTGAACAGCTtcccccgccgcggcggcggccgatcTGGCGCGGACAGGACGGACCGCGAGTAGGTGGCGTCCGCGTGCACGTCCCGCACGCGTCCGAGCGCCCGGACCGCTGCCACGACGGCCTCGCGGTACGCGTCGCGGATCTCCAGCACCGCGAAGTCGGTGGGGAATGCGGCCGCGGGGTTCCGCCGCTCCACCCACCGCCACGACGCCGCGAGCGCGGCGCCCCGGAGCCCTCCATCCAGGTACTCCCGGTGCTCCTCCGAGCGGCGATACTCCAGGAACCGCACCACGTACCTGGAAGCCGGCGGGGCCAGGGTTCCCCCctcgccgcccacgccgccgctgccgttggGGGAGCCGGAGGGCAGGGGCAGGATGcggagcgcgaggaggagcaCGGGGAGCAAGGCTGCGTACGCTAGCCGCTTCTCCatcgcgggcggcggcggcggcggcggcgaaggggcCGCCGGAGATCGGCGGCTGCTCGCCGTCAGCGCGTGGGTGGACGGAAGAGACGAGACACGAGGGGCGAGGTTAATTAACCGCGGAGGTCACTCATCACTAGCGGGCGTTTTGACCGCATCTTCTCACTGCATAGCCTTGCCAATTAATGCTGCGCTTACGGGAATTTACCGGTGGTAAAACGTCATTATTTACAAGTAATATCAGTGGGCTGCTGCATTCAACCTGATTTGATCACTGGGAAAGCCCGGCCAAAGCCCATGATGAACGAGAcccagggaagaagaagaagagcgcGGAAGCCGACAGGGCCCATGAAGAGAGCGCGTAACAAGCCCAACACCAACTCGTGAGGCGGTGCGGGTTGTTTCGTTTAGTCCCACCTCGGAAGAGGAGAAACGCGGAGGCAGGCGAGGCGGGTATAAGAGTAGGGGGTGGGCGACCTTAGCAAACCATCTTTGCGCTTGGGGCAATGACGCAGCTAGTGAGGTTATACCGAGGCGCGTCAATTGCTGGTTGAAAACTATTTCCAAACCCCCTCTTTGGCCTTCGGGCCACTGAGAATTTCTGGAAGGGCTCCTTCTCTTCGGAGAGGGGAAAGCCCTACAAATCAATTCAAATTATTTGttataattaaattaattattaTTTGTACGAAGGAGGATAAGCCAATCCCTGGAAGTTGCTTGTAGCGTTTCCGGTGTACCTGGCCGCTGTGCGCACAGCGGCAATTGCCCCGTGACCCGGCCTGTGATCCAGACCTTGCAACTTTGCAAGTAAATCTGGGATCTTCATTTATGGAAGCCGTTCAAATTGATTTACATCATTACATGTCCGTTTGACCTTTACCTATTCTATTTCACCTGAATAAGTTGCAACACGCGAACAAAGCAAGTTCTGTTATCACGTTGGCGGGACACGCAAAGATCCTGCAATTTTTCCTTCACTGGATCCTAGTCCCTTGCATGCTCAGAGGCTGTGGGAGCAAACGTACTAGCGGCTATAGCTCATCCTTGACATTTTCGGCGGGCGGGACATTCTCGGTAGCCGCTACTGTCTCCATGTCTGAGATTTGCAGCTTCTCCTTGATGAGTTTGGCCATGTCCTTGACACTTGATTTCTTTGAGACCTTGATCTGCATTGCAAAATATAGAGCAGCAGCAGATCAGTAACATGTGGTGGAAAGAATTAACTTAACAGCAATGTTTGCATTTGTTTCTGTAGACACACCGGGTTGCTTTTGTCTCCAGCAGGATAAATGAAGAGCGTTGGGTAATTGTTCACCTGCATGGAAGTTTTTAAGGGGAAGTTTAGAAGTTAAAATTGACATATATATGTTGATTCAGATCAATCCATTTGGAGACACAGCGATGCACCAAACTGCACTTCCAGTAACCAAGCAAAGTACCTCTAAATAAGAGCTAACATATATTCTCATGATATTTGCTAGCTTTGAAGGAACGTGGTCAATTCAGCTATCTCCTACCGTGTTTAAGCTGTTTCCAACAGTATTTAGAAAACTTCCAGAAAAAAAAAGCTAGCCAATATGGGAAGTGGATCATCCAGAATCTCATCTTCTATGCACGGGAACTCATGAAAATTGTATTTTCCAAGTTGTTTCACAAGTCCATGGATCAGAACATCTGTCGTGAACAATGGGTGAACACTTGTGTGTGTGGGTGGTGTGCCTGCGTGTTGAGTGTGGGCATGGACAGGGGTCAGTCTGCATGTGTGCATGCACACGTTCATGACCCTACAGGCTACAGATATCTAATTTTACACCTCAGAAAGTATTGCCAAACAAAATAAATGTCTTCAATAAGCAACTTCTAGCACAGAATATAACAGTAGATAGAAAATTGCAATGTAGGTCAGCAACAAGCAATGCATGAACATGATAGAAAAGTTACCATTATTATATTTCTATGTGTTTTCCCTATGATGGAAGAGCAAAGATACTCACCTTCAATTTAGGATGTTCATTCACAGAAGCATCTATGCGTGAAAATTTAAGATTGTACAAACCACTGAAATGTTTGGCTAGCTTCTCGACATTTTTACTTATCGCTTCACAGTCAACACACCAAGGTGTATAAACCTTTTGTTTAGAaggcaaaggaaaaaaaaggagtGTAAGATCATTTAGAAAGAAAAATTATTGTACATTTAAAGTGAAAAGAGATAACTTTGATGACAAAAGAGAGAAAGTAGGTCATATACCTCAAGGAAGACGTTTTGAGGACTTTCCAGCACAGAAGAATCAAATGTACGACCAACAACTTTTTCAACAAGTCCCTTCTGCACAATGTAGGGTCAAAAATACTTGTTAGAGGTTAAACAAATTTCACAAGGGATAAATACCCAAAAAAAATTCAAAACAAAGAGCTCATAACACAAGTTGGTATCCACACACACCACACTCGTGAACCCCTCATTGGATATCATCTTCCAATTATAAACATCCTTGAAGCTTTATTACGCTAATTTTCTCAAATGCCAAGAGTAGATTGTTACGGCGAAATGTTGAACTAAATATTTCAGAAATAATAAGTTACAATGCCGCACATTATAACTTGTGATTATTTCGAGGTTAGAATGCTTAGGGAATTCTTTCCAGGTACATGCGCTTAAAGAATTCAAAAtctaagcaaataaataaagcttaCCTCTTGCGGTACTGGTTCTGATTTGTGGTATGGAGGGAGTGTGCCATCCAGAAGACTTAAGCAGAACTCCTGTTGCCCAGTACATAATACAATTAAGTAAGTGCCTCAAGTGGTCAAGTAATGTAACACAATATCAAAAAAAAATCTCAATACCCTTAGGTTCTTTGCATTGATATCTGCCTCCATCAGATATTTGGCTCCATTGCTTGTATCAAATGCTGTAACCTGTTAAACTTTATAACTTTAGCAAAAAAAATTATATGTAATTATTAAACAATATAGAAAAGATTGACGGTTGTCAGATCAAGTGCCCAGACTAGTAACTGTAATGATTTCTGATTCCAGCATCATAAAGGATTACATGGTCTCAGCCAATAACTAAACTGACTCCTTCCTACTTGAGGCACACGTGCATTTACTGCAAAAGGGGCATACAGGATTAATTGTGAGTCCAATGTGAAACTTACAGTAGGCTTTTTTTCCGATTCAAGACCATAAAGAGTGAGGAATGGCTTTGCAAGGTTTTCTTCAGCTGTGTCCACATATATAAACATTATCTGCAACACCATGGAGTAAACATGTTTAACCAGAACAGCCATTCAGGTGATGTGATCATAGTCAGAAACAAAAATAAAAGCATCATATGTTGGCACCTTTGTCTTGAATGCTCTGGCGACTTCTTCAACCATAGATTCAAGATCCTCAAAGTCATAAGCCTCTGAGAAGGTGAACACCTAGAACAAATTTGCAAGAGAGTAAATCAAACTGTTCTTTCATAAGGATCACAAATCTATTATAATTTTCCGTTGGTCATTATAAGTCATTATTGCAGTTGAACGAAACGTATTTGCTGGCACCCTTTTAGTAAATTTACGCATGCCTGGGATCTAAAATGTGCAAAGTATGTGAGAAAAGGCAGTGTGTGCCAACCTGCAGCTTAATAGGGCTTGAATATACTTTCCCCGAATTAAGCTCAGTAAATACAGTAATTAGGGGGAACTTGTTTAGCTCCACAAACAGCAAAATTGACTTTTCTTCAAATTCCCCATCTGCAAAATTCCACTGTATGAGTTGCTGCATAGAACAAGACTGGAGCTTAACCCAACATAATTATTTCAGTATTCAGTGCTTCCAGTAAACTTTGTTTATTGAAAAAGATGAGAATATTTGGAAAATCCATAATTCTTTAGCAAGTGCTTCGGTGCCTTAGGCTAACAGTTAGCAAGAGAAAGTGTTACTATTGAGATGATGGAAGGCATACTGCATACATGGTTATAACATGTTGAAAATCTTAATCAAGAGTTCATGATTCACAGCATCAGGATGCTAAAAGAACATAAAATGCATCCAAATATAGGTAGAAGATACTTACCAAACTTTTCAAACTTCTCAGGTTCGCTTTTAACAAGGCCCACAAATTGCTCTTCAGATGTAATACCTGGAAATAGAATTTTGGCAACACTCCTGTCACTGGTTTCTACAAACTGTACTTCATCATCTGTGGTTGCTGCCTTCACAAATTCTTCATATTCTGGTCCCTGTCAAAAGATGGATATGGATAAGCGAAATTGAACAAATCTATAAACTTTATTCCAAAAGTTTTAAGATTTGGAGCAAAGCAAAACCTGAAAATGACACATGTATTTACATCCATCAGTTCACATACCTCAAAATTTTTGAATAGACCAATAACAAAAGTCTGATCCTTTTTAAGGAACTCCTCAGCTGAATCCTTAGACTGAAGCCTAATGACCGGTGCACCAGTCTTCTTTCTTACCCAAGTAACTATCGCGTCCCTATCAACAAGAGAGAGAAATAATTCCAGTCAATTCGTCGAGCTCATGAAAGGCAATTCCTATATTGGTAACGAAACAAGTGAGTAACCAGCGCCTCACTTGGTGTGGAGACCATGGTAGGCATGCTCTGTGCCGTTGACGAAGAGGAGCACGGTGGGGAACCCCTTGACCCCGACGGCGGCTGCCGCCTTGGGGTACCGCTCCCCGTCTAGCTTGGCGAACGCGACGGCGCTGCCCATGGCGCGCAGCGCCGCGGCGGCCTCGGCGAACCGCGGCATGAGCTGCGCGCTGCGCTCGCACCAGGGCGCGTACCCGAGGAGCAGCAGCTCCGCGTGGTCCTCCACAGCGCGGCGCGCGTTGTCGTTGTCGAGCGCCAGCACCATCGACTGCGCCCGCcgcaccgcctccgccgcgcccccgccgtcgccgccccccGCGTCCAGTCCGCCCCGCTCCGCCTCCTCGTCGATGGCCAGCAGCTCGTCCAGCACGTCcgagtcgtcgtcgtcatcgagGTCCAGCCGCGCCGCCGACACGGCGAGCGCGAGGACCACGACCAGCAGAACCGCCCAGACCCGCCGCGCCCTCATCGTGCTCGAGCTCGACGAAATGCGCGCGGAGCCTCCGGCCCCCTCTCCTCCGAGATCTAGCAGCAGGAGAGCTCGCCCTCACGACGCGCCACCGCCCACGAGGAGATCGAAGAAATCGGGAGTACGAGTGCGCGATGCGACGCCGTAAATGGCTCGCCGAGCTCGAGTGTTCAAACGGCAAGGCGGACGGAGGCGTGCGCCGCGACTCCGCCGAGCACGAGGTGGGGAGGATGACGTGTGGGACCCAACCTACGTGGGACCAGATGCCAGTGGGATCATGCCCTGGGCTTGGTGCGGACGACGTGACGGCCGCGTCGAGGGGGAGGGGGGGAGCACATGGGCTGGGCCGCTGGGGATTGCGACCGCGGAATCAGGGGGTTTAAGGGGAGTGACTAGGCTGCATCTGCATGTGATTAGAGCGCGCAGGTCAGCACTTCATCTTCAGACGCAAGTCAAATAGGATTCAGATCCAGATCGAGTTGTTTCTGTTCATCCCATTTTCTAGGGCTCCAATCGCAACCCAAGAATTCAGCAATGACTCTATCAAAATCTCAGAAATTCTTTGCAATGAAGAAAAATCACCGAATTCCTACTTCCAGAATGTGCATAACAACCATTTTCTTCCTTGAATCTTGACAGTAACATGG
The genomic region above belongs to Panicum hallii strain FIL2 chromosome 4, PHallii_v3.1, whole genome shotgun sequence and contains:
- the LOC112889229 gene encoding protein disulfide isomerase-like 1-5, with translation MRARRVWAVLLVVVLALAVSAARLDLDDDDDSDVLDELLAIDEEAERGGLDAGGGDGGGAAEAVRRAQSMVLALDNDNARRAVEDHAELLLLGYAPWCERSAQLMPRFAEAAAALRAMGSAVAFAKLDGERYPKAAAAVGVKGFPTVLLFVNGTEHAYHGLHTKDAIVTWVRKKTGAPVIRLQSKDSAEEFLKKDQTFVIGLFKNFEGPEYEEFVKAATTDDEVQFVETSDRSVAKILFPGITSEEQFVGLVKSEPEKFEKFDGEFEEKSILLFVELNKFPLITVFTELNSGKVYSSPIKLQVFTFSEAYDFEDLESMVEEVARAFKTKIMFIYVDTAEENLAKPFLTLYGLESEKKPTVTAFDTSNGAKYLMEADINAKNLREFCLSLLDGTLPPYHKSEPVPQEKGLVEKVVGRTFDSSVLESPQNVFLEVYTPWCVDCEAISKNVEKLAKHFSGLYNLKFSRIDASVNEHPKLKVNNYPTLFIYPAGDKSNPIKVSKKSSVKDMAKLIKEKLQISDMETVAATENVPPAENVKDEL